GCTAAATAAACTTATCGATAAAAATGGAGCTTTTTATATCTGTGGTCCGGTAGCCTTCATGAAAAATGTGATTGAATATCTTGAGGATCTTGGTGTAAAAACAGAAAATATTCATTATGAATTTTTTGGTCCTTCTGTTAGTTTGAAGGATTATCAGAATGCTTAAAAATATGAAATAAAACAAACCCTTTCATGTTTTCCCTCTTAAGTACATACATTTAAGATAACAATAGCTTAGGGGGGAGACTATGAAAGAAACTGATCAAAAGGCCCTGGAATATGCAATTTCAGAAATCACCGAGATTGCTAAAGGCTTTGGACTTGATTTTTATCCAATGAGATATGAAATTTGTCCTGCTGATATTATTTATACATTTGGTGCTTACGGTATGCCAACGAGATTTTCACACTGGAGCTTTGGTAAGCAATTTCATAAAATGAAGCTTCAATATGATTTAGGATTAAGTAAAATCTATGAGCTTGTCATAAACTCAGACCCATGCTATGCCTTCCTATTAGATACGAACTCCCTTATTCAGAACAAGTTAATTGTTGCCCACGTTTTAGCTCATTGTGACTTCTTTAAAAATAATTCTCGATTTAGCAATACAAAAAGGGAAATGGTTGAGAGTATGTCAGCCACTGCAGAACGAATTAAACAATACGAAATTTTATACGGTAGACATGAGGTTGAGACATTTTTAGATGCAGTTCTTTCCATCCAGGAGCATATTGATCCATCGCTTGTTCGGCCGAAACTCTCGTGGACAATTGATGATATTGAATTTGATGAGACGGAAGAGGATAAAGCAGCAACACCTTATGATGACCTATGGAATCTTGATAAAAAGCAAGAGAAAAAGATTGTCTCTAAAAAGAAAAGAAAGAAGCTTCCGCCATCTCCCGAAAAAGACATTCTTTTATTCATTGAAGAATATAGCCGGGAGTTAGAAGATTGGCAGCGTGATATTTTAACAATGATGCGTGAAGAAATGCTTTATTTTTGGCCCCAATTAGAAACGAAAATCATGAACGAAGGCTGGGCTTCGTATTGGCATCAGCGTATTATTCGAGAACTGGATCTTACTTCTGATGAAGCAGTTGAGTTCGCGAAGCTGAATGCTGGTGTTGTGCAGCCATCAAAAACGAGTATTAATCCATATTATCTTGGCTTGAAAATCTTTGAAGATATAGAAGAACGCTATAATAATCCAACAGAAGAAATGAAAATGTTTGGTGCAAAGCCAGGCTCAGGTCGAGAAAAAATGTTTGAGGTTCGTGAAGTAGAATCAGATATCTCCTTTATCCGCAATTACTTAACAAAGGATCTCGTGTTAAGAGAAGATATGTATCTTTTCCAAAAGCAAGGACGCGATTATAAAATTGTCGATAAAGAGTGGGAAGGAGTCCGTGATCAACTAGTTAGTATGCGGGTGAACGGCGGATTCCCTTATATTACAGTTAACGATGGAGATTACTTAAAAAACAACGAACTTTACCTAAAGCATTGGTTTGAGGATATTGAGCTTGATTTAAAATATCTAGAGAAAGTTCTTCCATATGTGTACCAGCTTTGGGGTAGACCAGTGCATATGGAAAGTGTTTTAGAAGGAAAAGCTGTATTGTTTTCTTATGATGGGAAGAGCGTGTCGAGGAAGTATTTATAGAGTGAAAAAGTCACTGGAAAGTACCAGTGACTTTTCTTATTGTATTCTTTTTGCACGGCCTATAGATAATCTCGACTTATTATTTAAAAAGATGAACAAAGATAAAATAATCTTCAAATCTAACCGATATATAAAGTAATAGGTTATTACTTTGATAGAGGAAAAATATGAATGAACTAAGTACCAAAACATTAAAGTTATTATTACTTACCGCATTAGTACTGTTTTTAGGGTTGTTAACAGTAATTTTCTTCCTTTATGAAAAGGAGGAACCCCGAATAAAAAAAGGAAGTAAAAGTGGGGAGTTAAGTTCAAAGGTGAATTCCAACTCTTTAAATAGCTCAAAATTTATGAGTAATAGTTCTTCAGAGGTATCAACTGAACTTGTACCGAATGTTGATTCACTTGAACAGGACGCAGAGCTAATTCAAGAAAAGATTGATTTATTGAACGAAATGGAAATAAAAAGGCCAGAAATCAAACAGAAAGAGTTTCACAGTACATTTGGAAGAAGAATAGTCTTTATCTATTTTTCTCATACTAGAGAATCTTTTTTACCTTATTTTAAAAAAGGAACTGCCCCAGAGAGTGCTTACCATTCCAAAGTAAATATATCACTGGTTGGAAACAGATTAGGAGATTCCTTGAGAAGCAATGGTATTTGGAATGATGTTAGTCAAGTAGATATAGTAAATATGTTAAATAGCCGCAACTTAACATTTGGTCGTTCTTATCAAATGTCCAGGGAGGTTGTTGTAAATGAATTGCGTGAAAATAGAGATTTAGAAATGGCATTCGATATTCATCGTGATTCATTGCCAAGAGAACATTCAACAATTGACATTGGTGGAGAATCACTTGCCAAAGTTTCGTTTGTAATTGGGAGTGGGCATGAAAATTATAAGAAAAATTTAGATTTTACGAATGGTATTCATGAAGTTATTGAGAAGAAATATCCTGGTCTTTCTAGAGGAGTCATCATTAAAGGTAAGTCTCAAGGTAATGGTGTCTATAATCAAGATTTACTACCTAATAGCGTTATTGTTGAAATAGGTGGTGTAGAAAATAATCTTGAAGAACTTTATCGGAGTGCTGATATTTTAGGGAACGCTATAAGTGAATATTATTGGGATAAAGTGCATGAATAGTACTGTAACATTTGTAATATATTTTTAGCCATTCAACCCCTTACTTCTTCATATTATGGAGAAGAAAGGGGTTGTCCTATTATGAAAAGATCAGCAAATCAACCAAAATATCTCTCTTCTTTTATAGTAGCGTTGATCATTATGTATCTACTAATCGGGACTATTATTTTTATGAATTTAAAAATTGACTCAGTTGTTTTGCAAAAATCTATTAATAATTTATACAGTAAAGACCTTTTTGCACATTTTCTTCGAGCAGAAAATCATTATTTTTATCCTAAAGAGACAGATGAATTGTTCACACTTTCAAATGCTACTAAAGTGGCAATTCAACTTGCAACCAGTGTAAAACCCACAGATGCAAGAACATTCTTAGGGAATGAACTACCAGGGTTAAGACTATATGATACGGAAATCATTATTGCAGGAGAAGGAACAGATTTAACCACGTTGCCATACGAGTCTTCTCCTCCGACAGAGGTTTTGCTAGAAGAAAGGAAAGTAGCTGAGGAGAAATTAAAGCAGACTGAAAGTAATTCATCTGAGGATAATACCCAATTTTCACCTCCACAGAAGAAAACAGTCTATATTTATCAAACACATAGTTGGGAATCATTTTTACCCTTACTGGAAGATGCACAAGTTCCAAATGACGCAATCAGTAATGATGAGAGGGCAAATGTAATAGGGTTAGGAAAACGAATGAGTCTAAACTTGCTAAATAAAGGTATAGGTGTTGTTCATGACACGACCAATATGACCAAAACTTTGAATGAAAAAGGAATGAGATCAACTAGAGCATATTCTGTATCTGGTAATCTTGTCGAAGCTGCCGTGTCAGAAAAAGAAAATGAGTTAATCTATTTTATTGATATCCATCGTGATTCTGCCAGAAAAAATCTAACCACGAAAAACATTAATGGGCAAGATTACGCAAGATTATACTTCGTGGTTGGTAAGGAACACAATAAATATTTAGAAAATCTTGATACTGCAAAAGAGCTCCATAATAGACTAGAGGCAAAGTATCCTGGTATAAGTAGAGGTGTATTCCTCAAAACAAAAAGTGAAGGAAACGGTGTTTATAACCAAGATGTTTCAAATAAGGCGATGCTTATTGAAATTGGTGGTGTAGATAATGATCTTAATGAATTGTATCGTTCCGTCGATGCATTTACAGAGGTCTTTTCAGAGTACTATTGGGAATTAAGTGAAGCAAAAGAGGTAAATGGTAATGGGTAAATTATTTCCGACATCATTAAAATGGTTGTTATTCACTTTTGCTTCAAGTGTACTATCTATATACCTTAATGGAATTTCTATCATTACGCTTTCAGTCTTTTTAACTGGTTTTATCTTTTCAATTGGATATCCTTATAAAGATCAATTATCCAATTAGATCCTGAATACTTGAAATTTTCCCTGTGAAAGAATACTGCCTTCATAAATTCTGCACATATTTGTACTAAGCTAATAAAGGTAGGGAAAGGGGGGAATGTGTACATTTTCATCAGCAAAATAAGCTCATGGCTAAGCCAACCATTTTTTAATATGGCAAATGCACTAGAAGGATTTCCGATTGCATTTGCGCTTGTGTTGGGGATTGTAGGTGCACTGGCTCCATGTCAATTTGTAGCAAATGTAAGTGCAGTCACTCTATACTGTAATCGTTCTCTGCAAAGTAGAATCGTATGGAAAGATATTTTAGGGTTTATTTTTGGGAAGATTGTTGCCTTTTCCCTTTTAGGGATATTGATTTGGTTTTTAGGTAGGGAAATTGAAGGTGTTCTCATCATGTATTTTCCATGGTTACGGAAACTAATGGGTCCTCTTTTGATCATCGTAGGATTGGTTATGATTGGCGTCATTAAATTGAGAGGTATCTTTAGATTGGTAAAACAATCTGAAGATAAGCAACTCGAAAGACCATTTGCTTCCTTCCTATTAGGATTTAGTTTCTCGCTTGCCTTCTGTCCTACAATGTTTGTATTGTATTTTGTAACCTTAATGCCAGTTGTTTTGTCCAGTTCCTATGGTTTTATTTTGCCGACTTTGTTTGCAATCGGCACTGTTTTACCATTAATTATTACGATTTTCCTCATATGGTATTTAGGAGCAAGTGGAGCTTTATTAAGGATGGGTAGAAAGCTTGGTACCCTCATCCAAAAGGCTGCTGGTGTTTTCATGGTCCTAGTAGGGATACTTGATTTCATTATCTATTGGTCTTAATAAAAAGGTCCATGTTACATAAGATATTAATTTGTTTAGATTCTTTTTTTTAGAGGAAAATAAATAGGTATTAAAAAAGGGGAGAAAAGTGATGGGAAAAGTAACGATAAAAGTAAAAGGAATGTCTTGTGGACATTGTGTAAGTTCAATAGAAGGAAGTGTTGGCAAGTTAACTGGAGTTCAATCAGTAAAAGTGAATCTAAGTTCTGGAGAAGTTGATCTAGAATTTGATCCTTCAGTGGTTCATTTAAATGATATTAAGGAAACGATTGATGATCAAGGTTATGATGTTGAATAGGTTTAAGGTAACGAGCTGATTGCTCGTTATTTTTATTGATTTTAAGTATAAATATTTCTAAAATACATTCTCATAATAGAGTAATTCCTTACATAAGTTTTAGTAATGGACAAAACTAAATGGGGGAAATGTGGATGGATTGGGAAAGTAGATTAATGATGCCAAATGGAGTGAAGGCACCATATCAAAAAGCTGGTAACACACGATACTATAAATTAATAGCTCAGCCTTCAAAACATAAAATTTTAGAGCAAATAACAGTCGATGGGCTTGGTTTTAATGGCTCGATACCAGGACCTCTCCTTATATTTAAGCAAGGAGAGATGGTTCAAATTGAATTAGAGAATCGTTTAGATAAACCAACGTCACTGCATGTACATGGATTATCAAAACCTGTTTCTCAGGATGGAATTCCTGAAATTGAACCTACTCCATCAATTAAACCAGGAGAATCATACGTCTATCAATTTCCAGCATGGCAAGCAGGCACATTCTTTTATCATGCTGGAGATCCATCACAAATTCCACAGGGGTTATTAGGGCCTTTTATTGTGTTGCCTAATAAGAACAGATTAACAGGCGGAGAAATTCCTTTTCGAGATTATGTATTAGTTTTACAACAATGGGATATACCCCAGGAAGAATTAGGTGAAATTAAACCAGGTGTATATAAGCCTAAGAAGTTTGACACAAACCCAAACTTTTTTACAATTAATGGGAAGTCATTTCCTGATACAAAAGGATTACAAACGAAATATGGAGAGAAAATCAGGATACGTTTCATTAATAAATCTAGTGCTGCACATTCTATGCATGTACATGGACATGACTTTCAAGTAGTTAGTGTAAATGGGTTTCCTCGTTATCAAATGTTTGATGATACAATAAATGTTGCCTCTGGACAACGAATAGATATCGAGTTTATGTCTACTAATCCTGGCACATTCCCAATAAACGGCACAAAAACATTTCATCAAACAAATAACGGAAAAACACCAGGTGGTATGATTACTAAATTAATTTATAACCAATGAGGGAGAAACGCAGCAAGTAGAAATTTCTACTTGCTGCGTTTATTATTTTTACATAATTGAAATCAATATTGCATACTTTCTGCAAAATCTTTTGCTATCTTTTTAATAGGCACCCAATACTGTTTTTTAGACTAACTTATTTTAATTATGGTTGAGGAGTAAATAAGATGAGAAAAAAACTGGGAATAGGTATTGCAACACTAACTTTAGCTATTTCTTTATCAGCATGTTCAAGCAATGATGATAAAACGAATGAAGAGAAAAATTCAAGTTCCGAACACAATACGGAAATGGATCATTCTGAGATGAATCATTCAGGTTCTGGTGAAATTCCAGAAGGATTAAAAGAAGATGAAAATCCAACTTATAAAGTTGGAAGTCAAGCCATTCTTGAAACAGATCACATGGAAGGTATGAAGGGTGCGGAAGCTACAATTATTGGGGCGTATCATACAAATGTTTATGTTGTTACTTATACCCCAACAACTGGAGGAGAAAAGGTAGAAGATCATAAATGGGTCATTCATGAAGAAATTGAAAATGCAGGAGATCAACCATTTGAACCAGGAACAGAGGTTGTGTTAAACACAGATCATATGGAAGGTATGAAAGGATCAACAGCTGTTGTAGACTCAGTTGAAGAAACGACTGTATATATGGTTGACTACACACCAACAACTGGTGGTGAGGATGTGAAAAACCATAAGTGGGTGACGGAGAGTGAATTGTCATCACAGTAGGCATGTGGGGTCTTAAAATAAAGAAAAGAACTTGATTAATCCAAGTTCTTTTTTTTGTGTAAATTATTGCTATGATTGTATCTTGCCCTTACTTACTAAAGTAGTCCATGATTGACCATGATCTTTTGTTTGATAAATATCACTCTCGTAAGTAACCACAGTTATCACTTCTTCTTTTTCTGGATGAGATGAAATATACATCACGGGATTTTGTCCGTTCACTTCTTTTGGAAGAGGTATCGCTTCTTCTTTTAAATCACTTAGTTCTTGTTTATAAAGCGATACCTTATCTCCTTTTAAAGTAAAATAAAGTAAGGATTTTTCTCTAAATTCAACACTTGTAACTGGTTGAGATTGTGATGAAAGGGAGAACGAATCACCATAATCGTTTGAAATGAATAAACCTTGATCTGTGGATATTGCAACAATATTCGCTTTGGCAGGGTGAGTGGCTATATTACCTATATTGTAAAATGAAAGCCCCTGCGTCTTACTTTGTGCCCAGTTTTCACCTTCATCTTCAGAGTAATAAAATCCACTATTTAATCTTGAATTTTTAGATTCATTAATCACATAAATAATATGACTGTTGTAGCCTGCTGCTAAATAATGAAAGTCTGTTTCACCATAAAAAGCAAGTTTATTTAATGTTTTTCCCTCGTCAGTACTTTTTATAATACCAAGAGGATTCTTTAATTCAGATCCATTCTCAGGATGTCCACTTGAATAGAAGCCTATATCAGTTGCTTGAAAACCCATGTAGTCATGCTTGTTTTCAGTAATTTTAGACCATTTTTCGTTTGAGAATCTTAATAAACCATCGTGTGAAGCTAGATACAATTTATCTTCATTTCCTACATAACCAATACCGTGTATATGGTCAATTTTTTCATCTTTTATTTCTTTATAAATCACTTCATTATCATCTTTTTCATCTGTAAGAATTTCTGTATCATTATCCTTAGTTTTTTCATTTGCCCCTAGTGAACAGGCAGTTAGTAAATTACATAATAGAAAAAGTGAGAATAATTTCTTTATCATAATAGTACCTCCCATTTTAATTGGTTAATTACTAGAAGCCCATTTATAGCCTACTCCCCAAACTGTTTTTAAATATTTTTCTACTGGGAAGTTAGCTTGTCGTAGCTTTTCTCTCATGTTCCGTATATGAGAATCAATGGTACGATCTTCTGTTTCAGCCTTTAGCCCCCATATGGTTGAGAGTAAATGTTCTCGAGAAAATACTTTATTTTGGTTTTCCAGAAACAATCCAAGTAATGCATATTCCTTTGGTGTAAGTACAATTTCTTTCTCCTGAAATGTGACTTGATATGTAGATTGATTTATTAATAATCCTTCAAATTTGATAATTTCCTCAGACTTAGTGGTCCTACTAGTTCTTCTCATAATCGCTTCTATACGGCTAACAACTCCTCTTCATTAAATGGTTTGACCAGATAATCATCAGCACCTTTTTTTAATCCTTTAACGATATCTTCCTTTTCACTTCTTGCTGTTAACATGATGATTGGTACATCAGAGTTTTCTCTTATTTTTTCACAGGTTGTCCATCCGTCCATTTCAGGCATCATGATATCCAGGATCACAATATCGACTTTTTGGTGTCGTAAAAGTTCTAAGCCTTCAGGACCAGAATTCTTCTTAAAACACGTATATCCATAAGGTTCTATATATAAGGATAATAAATTGAGCATTCTTTGCTCATCATCTATTAACAAAATTGTTGTCATCATAAAATCCTTTCAGTGTAATTTTAAAGCATGTTCCTTTATTTAACTGGCTTTCAACTGTAATGTTTCCACCGTGAGCACCTACTATTTCTTTTACTATGGATAATCCTAACCCGTAACCTCCTGTTAATCTTGAACGTGATTTTTCAACTCTATATAAACGATCAAAGATATATGGTAAATCTTCATCAGGTATCCCTATGCCTTGGTCTTTAACAATTATGTTTACGAAATTATTTTCATTTGTTATTTCTATTTGAGTCAATGAATTCATTTCAGAATATTTTAAAGAGTTATCCAATAAATTTAATAAGATTTGCTCAAACCTAGTTGGATCAATATCTACAACAGCTTCAGTTTTACATGTGAATTCAAGTTTTACTCCTTTACTTTTGAAAGCTGGCTTCATTTTTTGAAAAATGGAATTCATAAAGGAGCAAATATTTATCTTTTCTTTTGAGATAGGAAAAGTATTTTGATCCATTTTTGCTAAATCAAACAGTTCTTTAAGCAGGTCACCAACATGGTTGGATTCTTCATAAATGATGTCTAAATAATTTAGCCGTTCCTTCTCTGATATATTTTCTCTTCTAGCAATATCTGTATAGCCTTTAATGTAGGTAAGTGGAGTACGTAGTTCATGAGAAATACTGGCTAAAAACTCGGTTCTCTCTTTTTTTAGATAGTTTAAGTCGTTTGCAAGTGTTTGGATAGAAGTTGATAACTCACCAATTTCATCTTTTGAAGCCTTTGGTAAAGAAACTGAAAAATCACCATTGCTTATTTTTCTTGTAGCTTCCTTCATTGATATCAATGGTTTTGTAAGAGCTTTTGATAAAAAGAATATGGTAATCAACATGAAAAATAAAATGAGCACTGAAGCCAAAATAAAATGTTCATTTAATCGTGAAATGAAATGTTGAATTTGGTCTGTACTTTTGAACATATAAACATAACCAATATGTCCGTTTGGTGTTTTAAATGAGGAAACCGTAGAAATATATGGTGTGTTTTGCCAATCTGATTGTAGGATTAGACCTTCATTTAGTGCTTCTAGGTCAAGAATATTTCTTGTTAATATCTTGTCCATCTCAGCATCTATTTGTTTAGATGATATCTTAATTTTCCCAATATCATCAGTTATGACTACTTCTGTTTCAGTTTCTGTCTCCATAACTTGAATATGATGTAATGTTGTTTCATCGTATGAAATTTCCAAAACATCACTATGACTATTTCCTCGTGATTTTAATGACTCCAATTCTTCATTAACAAGAGAATGCACAACATTGCGATGTAAGAAAAACATAGAAGATGCTTCAATAATAAAAATACAGATAAAAAACCAAAGCCTCAAGTTTGATTGAAATTTTCATAAACTACACCTTTTTATCGTTATAAGAGTATTGTAATAAGAAATTGTTGAGAAAATATGCAGATTTGGTGTAACTAATGAAATACAGTAAAATGCAAACTTTCTCCACATTTTTTTATTATCATGAAAAAAACCTTTGTTTTAGAGGTGGTATAAATGCAATTAACACTAACTAAATCGGGACAAGTTTATCTTCCAAATTGTATCAGAAAAGAGCTAAATCTCGAAGCAGGTGATAACATCTATATTTTTGTAGATAATAAAGCAATTATCTTGGCAAAAGAAGCATGTGAAAAAGAAAATCAATGCATACTCAGCAATAGGGGGACACTCCATATTCCTGTTGAGATAAGAAGAATTTGTAAAATAACATCTGCCCTGAAGTTTAACGTAATTCGAAACATTGAAGATAAGAGAATTGTTTTAAGTAAAGGCGAATACGAAACTGAAGGATAAATTGAAAATAATTGTGGATAATACTCTTGTAAAAAAAGATAATAAAGGAGAGTTTTTGTATGAACAAAGCAGATCTTCAAGAATGTATTTCAGAATGCGAAAGTGCATTATCTCATTTAAATAATGCAATTGGTAAAGCACATGAGCAATCAAAACAAAGAATGCAACATGCTGTAAAAGACTTAGAAGAATGTATTGCAGAATGTCGAAGCCTCCTTTAAAAACTAAAAAACCTCCAATTGGAGGTCTTTTAGTAAGATAGTTTTATTCTTCATCTTCTAGCTCCTCAATTAATTTCTTCATTTCATCTATTTCTTTACGTTGAGCTTTAATAATTCCATCTGCTAGTTCCCTTACTCTGGGGTCAGATATTTTTGCACGTTCACTAGTTAATATCGCAATGGAATGATGGGGAATCATGGCTTCCATATAGTCGGTATCATCCACGTATGCTTGACTTCGTAATAAGAAAAGTGAAAGCGAGAAAACAAGAACACTAACAATTGCAATCCCGATATTTACTTTTCTGTTTTTTAGCATACGGTACATAAACCCTAACATAATAATAGTCATCGAAGCCCCCATTAACAGAGCCATATAAAGCCTTGATTCGCTAAAAAAGACATGATCTAGACTGTAAGTGCTTAAATATTTAAATACAAACATGACAATAGTTGAGGTGATGATCATCCCAGCAAATTTAAAGTATTGTTTCATAATCACGACTCCTTTCTTGACTATTTACATAGTGTTTTTCCCAATTAGTAACCAAGTATTCGTACATTCTTATTAATCAGAATATAGATTAAAGAGCAAAGCAAACAATGCTCTGCTCATGAAGATAAACAGTTGTTATTCATATTCTTGTTATGAAGCCATTTCGCGACATGCTTCTGCACACCTAAAACAAGATTCAGCACATTTTGTGCAATGTTCATGCTCATGTTGTTCACACTCTTTTCCGCATGCCTCACATATTTCAGCACACAGTTTACAAATTTGCTCAGCAAATGCCTATTGGTTTGCATCGCTTTTGCTGCAAAACTACAAATATCTGCACATTCTCTGTCTAGACGAATGCAGTTTGTCATCATCCCTATATTTTCTTCTTTAAGGCATGCACTATAACAAACATTACAAGCCTCCATGCATTCTAAGCATGCTTGGATACATTCTTTATATTGTTGATTAAACATATCGAATACCTCCTAATTTTTTTCATTATTAATAGTACCCGTCCAATACAAAAAATAACGCAATTCTAACAAACTCCTTAGAATCTGCATATTTTATGAAAGAACACTAACATAAAAAAACTTTCCAAAATTGAAGGCTGGCTTCTTATATTTTTGACAAACTTAAGTACTTGCACGAGAGCTTATTAATAAAGCATATGATAAGTTGAAATCGGTACAAGAGGAGGGAAAATCATGCATTCATATAGTTATATTTATCCATATGATCCATACTATATTAGATATTATAGTGCTACAAATAACACTCAACTTTTAATGGATATCCAAAAAGCTATAAACGCAGAATATAGTGCGATTTACTGTTATGAAAAATTGGCTAAGCTTGCACCTAAACAGAATGAAAAGGAGCGAATACTTGAGATACAAAAAGACGAGAGACAGCACCTTGAGGAGTTTAGTGGGATTTATAAAAATTTAACAGGTATGCAGCCATCCTATAAAATTATTGAAGAATGTCCGGATACGTATAGAGAAGGCATAGAATTTGCTTTTAAGGATGAGCAGGAAGCGGTCGATTTTTATTTAGATATTGCAGATCAAGCTCAAGATCCTTTTATTAAAGAAAGATTTCGTCGAGCAGCAGCAGATGAGCAGAATCACGCTATTTGGTTTTTGTTTTTTTTATCAAAAAGACAAAATGTACGAAAAAGCACTCGACAAGTTGAAAACTATGGAGCAAAAGGAGCTCTCAGTGCACCTACACTGACCATACCCGATATGTTAACTTATGCTCTTCAAGATGAATATTTAGCACAGGCAAGGTATGATGATATTTTAGGGAAATTTGGTTATATACGCACTTTTGCACGAATTAAAGAAGCTGAATTGAGACATATAAGTGCACTATTACCACTTTTTAATCGTTATCAGTTGAGTATTCCTGAAGACGTTTCAAATTTATATGTAACAACTCCCCAAAATGTTAAGGCGGCTTATTCCGCTGGAGTTCAAGGAGAAATTGACAATATTTCAATGTATGAGAAATTTCTCTCACAAAATATACCTAATGATGTGAAAGTAGTCTTTTCCCAGCTACGAAATGCTTCCTTAAATCATCTCGAGGCTTTTAAAAGGGGCCTAGAAAGAAATTAAGAGATTTTAGCAGGAAAAGTATAATAGGAAGAGTTGCTTCTCCTTTATACTTTTCTTTTAAAAAAGAATGACTTCAGAGTTCATTGAATTGAGAAGCCATACCACATCAAAGGCATCTTGCCTAGTTAAAGCTTTGTTCTCCTGAAAACGAGGTTTATTTAGTTTTCATCACCGCATGAGATTTTTTATACTTTCAAGCAGTGGAGTTTTTATCCATCTTCTTAAATTTGCAGTAGTTGTAGCACCTGCTACTTTTCCCCAATAATAACTTTTTATCCATTTAATTCACCCCTTTTCATTTATACCTATACCCGTACACACATAAATAAGCAATTGTGATAAATATCACAAGTAATAGATATTAATGGAAAAAAGAAAGAGACATATTAAAATATTCTAAACAAATTCTAATATTGACTCGTATGCTTATCTTAGAGCGTACGATGGTCAAGCAATAATAAAGTTGGATAGGAGGGACTTGGATGCAAGTAAC
This Metabacillus endolithicus DNA region includes the following protein-coding sequences:
- a CDS encoding F510_1955 family glycosylhydrolase gives rise to the protein MIKKLFSLFLLCNLLTACSLGANEKTKDNDTEILTDEKDDNEVIYKEIKDEKIDHIHGIGYVGNEDKLYLASHDGLLRFSNEKWSKITENKHDYMGFQATDIGFYSSGHPENGSELKNPLGIIKSTDEGKTLNKLAFYGETDFHYLAAGYNSHIIYVINESKNSRLNSGFYYSEDEGENWAQSKTQGLSFYNIGNIATHPAKANIVAISTDQGLFISNDYGDSFSLSSQSQPVTSVEFREKSLLYFTLKGDKVSLYKQELSDLKEEAIPLPKEVNGQNPVMYISSHPEKEEVITVVTYESDIYQTKDHGQSWTTLVSKGKIQS
- a CDS encoding sensor histidine kinase, whose amino-acid sequence is MFFLHRNVVHSLVNEELESLKSRGNSHSDVLEISYDETTLHHIQVMETETETEVVITDDIGKIKISSKQIDAEMDKILTRNILDLEALNEGLILQSDWQNTPYISTVSSFKTPNGHIGYVYMFKSTDQIQHFISRLNEHFILASVLILFFMLITIFFLSKALTKPLISMKEATRKISNGDFSVSLPKASKDEIGELSTSIQTLANDLNYLKKERTEFLASISHELRTPLTYIKGYTDIARRENISEKERLNYLDIIYEESNHVGDLLKELFDLAKMDQNTFPISKEKINICSFMNSIFQKMKPAFKSKGVKLEFTCKTEAVVDIDPTRFEQILLNLLDNSLKYSEMNSLTQIEITNENNFVNIIVKDQGIGIPDEDLPYIFDRLYRVEKSRSRLTGGYGLGLSIVKEIVGAHGGNITVESQLNKGTCFKITLKGFYDDNNFVNR
- a CDS encoding AbrB/MazE/SpoVT family DNA-binding domain-containing protein; its protein translation is MQLTLTKSGQVYLPNCIRKELNLEAGDNIYIFVDNKAIILAKEACEKENQCILSNRGTLHIPVEIRRICKITSALKFNVIRNIEDKRIVLSKGEYETEG
- a CDS encoding DUF305 domain-containing protein is translated as MKQYFKFAGMIITSTIVMFVFKYLSTYSLDHVFFSESRLYMALLMGASMTIIMLGFMYRMLKNRKVNIGIAIVSVLVFSLSLFLLRSQAYVDDTDYMEAMIPHHSIAILTSERAKISDPRVRELADGIIKAQRKEIDEMKKLIEELEDEE
- a CDS encoding ferritin family protein, with translation MHSYSYIYPYDPYYIRYYSATNNTQLLMDIQKAINAEYSAIYCYEKLAKLAPKQNEKERILEIQKDERQHLEEFSGIYKNLTGMQPSYKIIEECPDTYREGIEFAFKDEQEAVDFYLDIADQAQDPFIKERFRRAAADEQNHAIWFLFFLSKRQNVRKSTRQVENYGAKGALSAPTLTIPDMLTYALQDEYLAQARYDDILGKFGYIRTFARIKEAELRHISALLPLFNRYQLSIPEDVSNLYVTTPQNVKAAYSAGVQGEIDNISMYEKFLSQNIPNDVKVVFSQLRNASLNHLEAFKRGLERN